The following is a genomic window from Penaeus chinensis breed Huanghai No. 1 chromosome 38, ASM1920278v2, whole genome shotgun sequence.
tatatgtatgtgtgtgtgtgtgtgtgtgtgtgtgtgtgtgtgtgtgtgtgtgtgtgtgtgtgtgtgtgtgtatacatacatatatatatacatattttttatatacatatatatgtgtatatatatatatatatatatatatatatatatgcatgtatatatatgtatatatatatatatatatatatgtatagacatatatattcacacatatatataaatatatacatatacacacacacacacacacatatatatatatatatatatatatatatatatatatatatatatatatatacacacacacacacacacacacacacacacacacacacacacacacacacacacacacacacacacacacacatatatatatatatatatatatatatatatatatatatatatatatatatatctaaggatACACACAAAAGCGCAGAAGCCGCCCCTTCAGTGCACGCAtccaaaaggaaagacaaaagagacGTAGGAGAAAAATGCCAAAGATAACTGAAaaaatccctcttccttcttcctttcgcgTGCCAACGATAACTCTCCGCATGTCGAATGTTCATTTCAGAATGTCTTGTTCAAGCATGGCCAGAATTAACACAATTTACCTAAAGTTTCCTTTTATATGATATTAAACCTTTCTTCACCTCAGCTATAAACGCATTCTGGTTTCTTGTTTATATACAGATtggaataatttattttttcaatgaaAGTAGGTTACGAGACAAGTGCATTTCGTTATTCTGTTTGCAAATCTAATTTCATGACTTGCAGCAGAAAATAACTGATATTTGAAtcttaataacagcattaatcgtcggaaattattttttatatgacgTTTGCCTTTGTGACTGATGACtgcgtgaataaatgaataaatattactCATCGCGTTTCTGTGACTATCTTGATATGAATcatctataaataataataaagttaagtaTATTTCTTGCGTAACTAAGATTAAGATTAAAGCTTAGAAGATGAGGCtctggaaggaaaagaaaataaacctttactttttctctcatcctctctctggtTAATTAATATCGTAACATTTAGTTTTTACATATTCGGAATAACTTGAAGCTCTCAAACTTTTTGAAATAAGCTTTgatatacatatcttttataaTGTTACATAGAATAGGAACCAGTACAAATATGGGGTAATGATTCACCGCGTTCTTCAGGTATATCTATGACACCATGAAAACAGCTAACATAATCCCTTCTCTTTAAATTGCCAGACCTTATATTGTATCGTAAACTCCACCTTTGACAGACGAGGATTTCTAATTCACTCTCTTCTGACTTCTTTCATGACTTGCGCATGGCCGACTTCACTTGTTCGGTGTGTCTGactgacttgtttttttttgtttggtcttTACAGCAGTTCCAATAGACGTTTCAACCACACCCCTCGTCTACCCAAAGGTGAGTGTGCCAGTGTGGACGCAGGTGAAGCTCATAACACCACTAACCAATGCTCGATCCTCTTCTGTGTACACAAGAGACACTACTCGATCCTGTTTATCTGCACCCTTATCCTGTTCACCAGCTCATTTGCTGTATCTATGGAGAGAGAGATCACATGTTGTCACATCACCTTGCTAAAGTGCTTTCAGCTCATAAGGTTGATGTTTATAGCACGCTCATTCTCATTTTGGCATCTTTTGCTTGCACGTAATCTGCATAATGCTGCCTCCATGCTAACAGCTGGTTTCTGAGACAAGATCTCACGACGAATCTTCATgactttttcatttatcatttatatatacacagacatacgtatatgcatacatacacacacacacacacacacacacacacacacacacacacacacacacacacacacacacacacacacacacacacgcacacacacacacgcacacacacacacatacacacacacacacacacacacacacacacacacacatatatatatatatatatatatatatataaatatatttatatatgcatatatatgtttttatgtatatacatatgtatatatatatgatgtatatatatataaatatatatatatatttatatatatatgtatatatgtatgtatatacgtttatatatacacatcttcgaCCTACATACGACTGTAACCAGTAGTTGTAGAGAATTGCTGGAAAATATTTCCATGTTTTCTAGACTACACTTTACATTTGATATCCTTTTATTCCTCATCAATCAGAACCAAAAGCATGAGTAAAGAAATGTGTTGTACATATCGTTAAGAGGGATTTTTTCTATTAACGCATCTGATCACTAACTTCGTCTGATTTACAAGGTATGATATGTGCTTGCTACTTCAAAAGATATTTCCAAAATGTTTTTGAGTTTCTTCTCTTAAGAATCTCCTATTTAGTGGCAACTCCTTTGGTTAAACGACTAAGAGATACAGTGATTGAAATTAAACAAAAACTACGAGATAAGaacaaaatgcataaataaacagcGAGATCATACACTATATCAAATCATGCACATAACCTTAAGATTTTGGAGAGCTTTGAAATCCTATCATATGTTTATGACGGTCTTGGAACCCGACTTCCCGACTCCCGCAAAGACATGGCCGAATATATGACTGTATGCATGACCAAAAACTCGTACATGACCATATATATGACCGACTGCATGGCCGAAAACATGACCAGATACAGGACCTATCAGAGAAGACAAAACGTTGGATAAAGATAACTCATTTTGAACATTAAATGACCCACTGAAGACTATTCGCCCAAAATCATTCTAACTTCACACTACGTTCTCAAGACAAAGTCAATGTGTATCTAGAACATTTAAACACCCTTTGTATATTATGTCCTCACACAAGCACGAGCATGGGAtgtcttgattaaaaaaaaaaaaaaacgaaaaaaaaaaaaaaaaattgtcttcccCTAATGCCTGCCAAATTCAGTGCTCGGTCTTGGTAAGTTGGCTGACTTGCTGGCTGTCGGACTTCCTGATCGCTGTTGTGACTGAGTTTTCCTTTGAAACTTGCAATTAGCATTTGCCTTTTTTCTGTTCATGGATTTGTCTATGTACTGATTAATCTTTGTTTGCTTTAATGGCTGATTGGTTTAAATGCTGGCAACAACGGCGGGTGGAGGGCCGGTTGTTCGAAGATGGAAATTGATCATGCATGTGGTCATTCATTTCAGAatggatgtaaatatgtacataattgcATTTCATCGCTCAATGACAAAATTTCCCGAATATTCACTGTGAatgagattttatatatatatatatacatatatgtatgtatatatatacatatatatgtatgtgtgtgtaccatatatatacacaaatatatatatatatatatatatatgtatgtttgtatgtatatgtgtgtgtgtccacacacacacacacacacacacacacacacagacatatatatatatatatatatatatatatatatatatatatatgtttgtatatatatgtacacacacacacacacacacatacatatatatgtatatatatgtatatatatatatatatatgtgtgtgtgtgtgtgtgtgtgtgtgtgtgtgtgtatctatatttatgtggtagaaaaactagatttatatatatatatataaacacatatatatgtgtggatgtgtgtacacacacacacacacacacacacacacacacacacacacacatatatatatatatatatatatatatatatatatgtgtgtgtgtataacaatcctccctgacctggcctcgaacctaggtcactccgggtatgagaccggagggccagtactaaaccaaccatgccaaacgacccactaaaaggagtgtgcaactaggatctaactagcttccatagacattacctatctactcatacatgagtagataggtaatgtctatggaagctagttagatcctagttgcacactccttttagtgggtcgtttggcatggttggtttagtactggccctccggtctcatacccggagtgacctaggttcgaggccaggtcagggaggattgttatacacctatatcaatgcggtattgcattattccatctttcatatatatatgtatatatatatatgtatgtatatatacatatataaatgtatatatatatgtatatataagtatgtatgtatgtatgtatatatctatatatctatatatatatctatacatatatatatatacacacatatgtgcatgcacacacacacacacacacacacacacacacacacacacacacacacacacacacacgccttcacCCTGGAGCCCAGCCGCGGCACCAGCCACCCCATAAGCCTAACCCCGCCCGTCCTCCCCCGCAGGGTCGCGCCGCGTCCCGAGTCCGCCGAACGGCCGGCGAGCCCGACGCCTTGGCCCCGTCCGACGTGCCTCACAAGCGCGTCCACAGGGTCGGCGCAGAGGACCAGCTTCCCCACAGCCGAAACCCCAGAGAGTTCAGGGTCATACACGACAGTGAGCAGGCGCCCTCAGAGCCGCCCTTCCGCTTCGAGTCCTTCCCGACGTTCGAGTTCGCCGAATTTCAATCCAAGAAGATCACTCCGGAGATCACTCCCGCGAGCTTCGGCGACCGCagcttctctcctgctcaccagTTTCCGCCGAGCAGAGAGAGCGTCAGCTGGAGGGTCGAAGCTCCCCTCGAGGACACCCACACCGACGGCCAGAGGTTCATCCCCACCGTCCACCCCCACTCGCTTCCCTCGCACCACCAGGCCTTCTTCCcctcgccgccgctgccgccccgCACTCCGGGTCCAAGGGGAGGTCGCACCAACTCGCACAGCCCGGGATTCAGGGAGACCCACCGGCAGAGGGAAGAGCCCTCAGGATTCAGGGACTTCCACGACACCTTCTACGGCCCAGGGGCACGGGAGGCCATTCACAAGCCCGAGTTTACCTTCCCGACCAACAGGCGTCCTCTCTATCGAGAGCAGGAGTACGGCTCGCTCGACAACTCGCTCCTGGGCTCGGGCAACTTCGAGGTCCTCCGAGGCGGCACCTTCTTCGACCCTGACGACCCGAACAGCCACGGCCACGGGTACGACCACTTCCTCGACGAAGGTTACGCCGTCTTCCCGAATTCCCACAATGCTCCACCGACGAATAACTACGTCGACGATTTCTTCTCGAATTTTAGAGACTTCTCGGAGTTCGCCGTCCGCAGGTCCGACGAAGGGGAAACGATAACGTTAGACGACGAGAGCTTCTTCGGCCCGGGCTTCGCTTCGGAGCACGTGCAGCAGGTGGTCGAAGCTTTTAACAACACAGAGACCGGCACAGACTCGGAACACGAGGAAGCAGAAAGACCGGGAGATAATGAGGACGGTCGCTTGCCTCATGATAACACTAGTGACACAGGAAATCATCATAAACATCGACAACCCAAGAACATCCAAGAAGTACTGGAAGACTTGGAGGCGGAACCGAGTGAATACAGCGTCTCGGCTTTGACCATCGATGAAAATGATCCCTTGATAGCAATGTTTTGATACAGCAATTCGATACCAAAATCTTTATGTCCGCCTgatctatatattgtatttatttctcaAAAATATGTATtgttcaaagaaaacgaagatctGTCTTGGGTTAATCTAAATGTGCTAGTCTATGTCAATGTGTCAAGTAGTTGTTATTGTGAAGAGCTGTCTCACAAGCGTCCGTCCCCCTTTTTTACATGCTGTATGTGTGGAACCTGATCGTCTCTTGTTTCCTTTGAGGCGTATTGTTTATGAATGATCATTGTTAAGGTCTTTATGACTCCGACTCTTTTGGGTACGAGGAACTAACTTTCCCGCACACCAAGTCTAATGTAGATTCGTAGTTGACGTACCTCATTATAGAGGCTTCGATCTCTTTTAGATTACATTCTTGTATTACTTTGTTGCAACTAGTGAGATGTAGAGTTGATATCACGTTCTGTTTTATATCACTGTTCCAGAGCTGGTTCTCGGGAAATGGTGCCTTCTTGTGTATAAGGAAGGGAATTAAAGCTGATGATGCAGAAAAATgttgaaggaaaatagaaaggatataaatatgaacatacacacacaaacacacacacacacacacacagacatatatatatatatatatatatatatatatatgtgtgtgtgtgtgtgtgtgtgtgtgtttgtgtgtgtgtaatgtgtatatgtatgtatatatatatgtatatatatttccatatatatatatatacacacatattcggtAGTCAGTATGTATCCTTGGAGTTCTCGGTATTAAGCCTCTAAGCCCAGCAGGCCCGGGTGATGGAAAAGTTGTTAGTGTTGTTACCACGTAGAACCGTTTTTCTTGTATAAATCATGCCTGTAAAATTACCTTCTCAATGAATTACTGTTTCTGTATAGACTTCGTCTTTTcaaaagagaataagataatTAGCAATCAAAGACACGATCATGTTCAAAACGTGATGACACACTAAGGTGAGGAGATTGCAATGTTGttacttcattttcattctttgtgtatgtatatagaatgttTACAAAATACATTTTCactgtattttattctttttgtctcATTCCTTTCAGTCCATGAATATCctctgcatacacacatatacacaaatataaatatatgaataaataatatatatatatgcttatcatatatatatatatatatatataaatacacatatatacatatacatacatatacatgtgtatgtgtgtttgggtgtttgtatgtgtgtgtgtgtgtacatgcat
Proteins encoded in this region:
- the LOC125046034 gene encoding histone-lysine N-methyltransferase 2D-like isoform X2 — protein: MKSNRMARLTCCLLLVWASVGAAMPNAGQRGVPLSAGVPEARQNTLAERFTRGFASDFANNLPTSEFLGSFAGRQKRQVAVTSAIEGILSTHYGGEPATPHLQALLTRNSLARPARQSPSSLSSPSFSASSSSSPSSTRPQAPIRPNFQSPPRPSASFSAPLSSSSSSSSFRPLNRPPTPRPNRRQPPRPQQASSPPSRPQFSPSRRESFTPSHTFPTFQEASSRTSPKNPFPSSTFAGQQFETLFSGFDSFESARLPRQKRDVTARQDVSSQLAGILTSPWEDVAEAREDSAGFIIGKPDNFPLFSAIGGFGPMQDIEKGDSVSSFVPAFSIPTMNIPDIPDQQPQFEFPQFAQQGRAASRVRRTAGEPDALAPSDVPHKRVHRVGAEDQLPHSRNPREFRVIHDSEQAPSEPPFRFESFPTFEFAEFQSKKITPEITPASFGDRSFSPAHQFPPSRESVSWRVEAPLEDTHTDGQRFIPTVHPHSLPSHHQAFFPSPPLPPRTPGPRGGRTNSHSPGFRETHRQREEPSGFRDFHDTFYGPGAREAIHKPEFTFPTNRRPLYREQEYGSLDNSLLGSGNFEVLRGGTFFDPDDPNSHGHGYDHFLDEGYAVFPNSHNAPPTNNYVDDFFSNFRDFSEFAVRRSDEGETITLDDESFFGPGFASEHVQQVVEAFNNTETGTDSEHEEAERPGDNEDGRLPHDNTSDTGNHHKHRQPKNIQEVLEDLEAEPSEYSVSALTIDENDPLIAMF